Proteins from a single region of Salvelinus sp. IW2-2015 linkage group LG4p, ASM291031v2, whole genome shotgun sequence:
- the LOC111958462 gene encoding rho GTPase-activating protein 32 isoform X4 translates to MMEAGCGVAAVIGNAASGPQGKPGSGDVLEGAMSLCITPDEDKNQPDPYKSTTPTDKSPQGSTTAMVRNDELTELPVEPEPTLRSCVSTASMKVKNVKKLTFPRGHFPRLAECAHFHYETVDFGTVQLSFAEERTEGQKAGLDSKEPLFLVQICCQSRSWLVKRSYEDFRVLDKHLHLCIYDRRFSKLNELPRFDSLKDTVEEITKMLAAYLSHLSAIADNKINCGPVLTWMEIDNKGNRMLVAEESSINVPAIAAAHVIKRYIAQATDELTFEVGDIVSVIDMPPKEDTGWWRGKHGFQVGFFPCDCVELINDRIPTCVSSSVPKPVCPSVCKKHGKLVTFLRSFMKSRPPPQKLRQRGILRERVFGCDLGEHLLNSEHDVPQVIKCCTEFIERHGVVDGMYRLSGISSNIQKLRHEFDSEEIPDLSRDVFKQDIHSVGSLCKLYFRELPNPLLTYQLYERFSEAVSAATDEERLVKIHNVIQQLPPPHYRTLEFLMRHLSQLATFSPITNMHTKNLAIVWAPNLLRSKQIESACFSGTAAFMEVRIQSVVVEFILNNTEALFSRKVNIHNRENTGTLSRPKSLLVCSPSTKLLSLEEAQARTQVQLGSPVTTPVLSHSEYIEVGEGPGALMGKFHTVIALPTESKRAPGKVKKSPVGSWRSFFNLGKSSSMTSKRKLKRHPSEPDEIKSIALPGGRGDSGTLRSTKSEESLTSLHNLEREPQMYRLPRPHSTSDALSTAFRDELCDARVKVDHYNNQVKEVHSGADGPVYDPAGVSPPHQEDDLDLCLPAPGMAFLDFDPMSFQCSPVSPPTAKSAPQCKASVNCKKHVRGFSESKPISSSLNKVLSNSQSPDISPVHRKRGEKKKVARVVSPKLRRKSSLSPPVVETDVHTVCVSAPRCLSDTQGGESSSPPPLDLCESQLVSEEGIEARAPCRLPSPPSFTSTVTDSLASQNPPDAGTDGLVNSVSVLPPHPPLTSAARRLALALAESAQKATLTSQRRSTQPPYPLQRQDTPHPLDRPTPPSVLHLQPCPQDYGDLKVSSPATLLPMAGTPVESPCDRFPGHERKQAPEGQVAMSNFPPSVSPLEAGALLQGSTEVRDQREGRDRPLGAVRTVHLQTVSSSYLSGGASPPIQSVCSVQSQLAAAVLANTDSVNAYNYQTVLAEASMPGSVEEIPPRRLLPSLVNQYSSDGERAMREAEDVYRHHRVNPAGQVSGPRRPDYFPPHQAGPKSMYKPTSDSCYSTLGLRNYPSFSPQYSGQPQPREEHSSSGHHRSRGQWQRTEDRAMGYPGIRRARSFHAQQPIRIQLADTLFYVQRPAVQEKEYKRLLQSDVQPLQPYFENGCVQYRYSPYSDAAPLEESYYYVDPYRTSHIRHSQSYTMRSTKDCGHPGYHYHPSHNIPPAKRELFLQSRDPERVIYKSWDHPDGCDRPVYQPIRQENRARQRPQGPIMSPYENLNPPLPQSDIRGRDISHTRSRSDPGNAWLLAIDRVDSQREVPAMSPISHGQQLSDPSDCIRHQRVHWPGEEPVPPRRESVSRRTQPKQGTPQRYQPQHCNVPMLLDVKNVEQGKCGHSRGCDQDKVIMGNAANSYSARLKPTIPRRPRSQSIKEPRYYHHVKSPVEPNHPGSFSTQPHRRTQSTKAMPSHYDNLEGYYPAPKPKPSGSGKAMPGPFPGHGCMPPHSHRLLSHGLGVHGAFLQTGLRPEAGVYAE, encoded by the exons CTGTCCTTTGCAGAGGAGCGAACTGAGGGGCAGAAGGCTGGTCTGGACTCCAAGGAGCCACTCTTCCTGGTTCAGATCTGCTGCCAG AGTCGGAGCTGGTTGGTGAAGCGCTCCTATGAAGACTTCCGTGTGCTAGacaaacacctccacctttgTATCTATGACCGACGCTTCTCCAAACTCAATGAGCTGCCTCGCTTTGACTCTCTGAAGGACACAGTAGAG GAAATAACCAAGATGTTGGCAGCCTACCTGTCCCATCTCTCAGCCATCGCTGACAACAAGATCAACTGTGGTCCAGTGCTGACATGGATGGAG ATTGATAACAAGGGCAACCGCATGCTGGTAGCTGAGGAGTCCTCCATCAATGTTCCTGCCATCGCCGCGGCCCACGTTATCAAACGCTACATTGCCCAGGCCACAGACGAGCTGACCTTTGAG GTAGGGGACATTGTGTCAGTCATTGACATGCCTCCTAAAGAGGACACTGGCTGGTGGAGAGGGAAACATGGTTTTCAG GTTGGCTTCTTCCCCTGTGACTGTGTGGAGCTGATCAATGACAGGATTCCCACCTGTGTGTCCAGCTCTGTGCCAAAACCAG TGTGTCCGTCAGTGTGTAAGAAGCATGGGAAGCTGGTGACATTCCTGAGGAGCTTCATGAAGTCCCGTCCACCCCCCCAGAAGCTGAGGCAGCGTGGGATCCTCAGGGAGAGGGTGTTTGGCTGTGACCTGGGGGAACACCTCCTCAACTCAGAACATGATG tCCCCCAGGTGATCAAATGCTGTACTGAGTTCATTGAGAGACATGGTGTCGTGGACGGGATGTACAGACTCTCTGGGATCTCCTCCAACATCCAGAAACTGAG ACATGAGTTTGACTCGGAGGAGATCCCAGACCTCAGTAGAGATGTTTTCAAACAGGATATCCACTCCGTAGGGTCCCTCTGTAAACTGTACTTTAGAGAGCTGCCCAACCCTCTGCTCACCTACCAGCTCTATGAGAGATTCTCA GAGGCTGTGTCTGCAGCTACTGATGAGGAGAGGCTGGTGAAGATCCACAACGTCATCCAGCAGCTTCCTCCTCCTCACTACAG GACTCTGGAATTCCTCATGAGACATTTGTCCCAACTAGCCACCTTCAGCCCTATTACCAACATGCACACCAAGAACCTGGCCATCGTCTGGGCTCCAAACTTGCTCAG GTCCAAGCAGATTGAGTCGGCCTGTTTTAGTGGAACCGCAGCCTTTATGGAGGTGCGTATCCAGTCAGTGGTGGTGGAGTTCATACTGAACAACACAGAGGCACTCTTCAGCCGCAAGGTCAACATCCACAACCGGGAGAATACAG gTACCCTATCCAGGCCCAAGTCTCTGCTGGTGTGCTCTCCCTCCACTAAGCTCCTTTCTCTGGAGGAGGCCCAGGCCCGTACCCAGGTCCAGTTGGGCTCCCCTGTTACTACCCCCGTTCTGTCCCACAGCGAGTACATCGAGGTGGGGGAGGGACCCGGGGCACTGATGGGCAAGTTCCACACAGTCATCGCGCTCCCCACTGAGAG tAAGAGGGCTCCTGGGAAGGTGAAAAAGTCCCCAGTGGGAAGCTGGCGTTCATTCTTCAACCTGGGCAAGTCGTCCTCCATGACCTCCAAACGCAAGTTGAAGCGTCACCCCAGCGAACCCGATGAGATCAAGAGCATCGCGCTGCCAG GTGGAAGAGGTGATAGTGGGACACTGCGCTCCACCAAAAGTGAAGAATCTCTCACCTCTTTGCACAATTTGGAAA GGGAGCCCCAGATGTACCGCCTCCCTAGACCACACTCCACCAGCGATGCCCTCTCCACCGCATTCAGGGATGAACTGTGTGATGCTAGGGTCAAAGTTGACCACTACAATAACCAGGTCAAGGAGGTCCATAGTGGTGCTGATGGTCCAGTCTATGACCCAGCTGGCGTGTCCCCTCCACATCAGGAGGACGACCTTGACCTCTGTCTTCCAGCCCCTGGCATGGCCTTTCTGGACTTTGACCCCATGTCCTTCCAGTGCAGCCCAGTGAGCCCACCAACAGCTAAATCCGCTCCTCAATGCAAAGCAAGCGTCAACTGTAAGAAGCATGTCAGGGGTTTCAGTGAATCAAAGCCCATCTCCTCATCCCTCAATAAAGTCCTCAGTAACTCCCAGTCCCCTGACATCAGCCCAGTCCATAGGAAAagaggggagaaaaagaaagTGGCTCGGGTCGTCTCCCCCAAACTCCGACGGAAGTCCTCTTTGTCTCCCCCTGTGGTCGAAACAGAtgtgcacactgtgtgtgtgtctgccccaCGCTGTCTCTCAGATACCCAGGGGggtgaatcctcctcccctccacctctggATCTGTGTGAGTCCCAACTAGTGAGTGAGGAGGGGATTGAGGCAAGGGCACCCTGCCGGCTCCCCAGCCCACCAAGCTTCACTTCAACGGTCACAGACAGCCTGGCTTCACAAAACCCTCCAGATGCAG GAACAGATGGGCTTGTGAATTCAgtgtctgtcctccctcctcaccctccgtTGACGAGTGCTGCCCGCaggctggccctggccctggctgaGTCTGCCCAGAAGGCCACACTGACCTCCCAGAGGAGGAGCACCCAGCCCCCCTACCCTCTCCAGAGACAGGACACCCCCCACCCCCTGGACAGACCCACACCACCCTCTGTTCTCCACCTCCAACCCTGCCCTCAGGATTACGGTGACCTCAAGGTCTCTTCCCCAGCCACCCTCTTACCCATGGCTGGCACACCAGTTGAGAGTCCTTGTGACCGTTTCCCTGGCCATGAGAGAAAACAGGCCCCTGAAGGACAAGTGGCCATGAGTAActtccctccctctgtcagtCCCTTAGAGGCTGGAGCTCTACTGCAGGGCAGCACAGAGGTGAGGGaccagagggaagggagagaccgGCCCCTGGGAGCTGTAAGGACTGTACATCTTCAGACTGTGTCCTCCTCGTATCTCAGTGGTGGGGCCTCCCCTCCCATTCAATCAGTCTGCTCCGTTCAGAGCCAGTTAGCTGCTGCCGTCCTTGCTAACACTGACTCAGTCAATGCCTATAACTATCAGACTGTTCTTGCTGAGGCGTCCATGCCAGGGTCTGTGGAGGAGATCCCTCCACGTCGTCTTCTGCCGTCCTTAGTCAATCAGTACAGCTCTGATGGAGAGAGAGCTATGAGGGAGGCTGAAGACGTGTACAGACATCATCGGGTCAATCCAGCAGGACAGGTATCTGGACCTCGTCGGCCTGACTATTTCCCTCCCCACCAGGCAGGGCCCAAGAGCATGTACAAACCCACGTCTGACAGCTGCTACAGTACTTTAGGCCTCCGGAActacccctctttctccccccagTACAGTGGTCAACCCCAACCCAGGGAGGAGCACAGCTCCAGTGGCCACCACAGATCCAGGGGACAATGGCAGAGGACTGAGGATAGAGCCATGGGCTACCCTGGCATCCGCAGGGCACGCTCCTTCCATGCCCAGCAACCTATTCGTATTCAACTGGCAGACACCCTGTTCTATGTCCAACGTCCAGCTGTCCAGGAAAAGGAGTACAAAAGGCTACTCCAGTCAGATGTCCAACCTCTGCAGCCGTACTTTGAGAATGGCTGTGTTCAATACCGCTACAGCCCCTATTCAGACGCAGCACCTCTAGAGGAGTCTTACTACTATGTGGACCCTTACAGGACGAGTCACATCCGACACAGTCAGTCATACACCATGCGCTCTACAAAGGATTGTGGACATCCTGGTTACCACTATCATCCCTCACACAACATCCCACCTGCAAAAAGAGAACTCTTCTTACAGAGCAGGGATCCAGAGCGAGTCATTTACAAGTCCTGGGACCACCCAGACGGTTGTGACAGACCCGTCTATCAGCCAATCAGGCAAGAGAATAGAGCCAGGCAGAGGCCCCAGGGCCCTATCATGTCTCCTTATGAGAACCTGAATCCTCCCCTCCCACAGAGTGACATCAGGGGCAGAGATATCAGTCACACCAGAAGCAGGTCAGACCCAGGTAATGCCTGGCTGCTGGCCATCGACAGAGTGGACAGCCAACGTGAAGTACCTGCCATGTCTCCAATCTCCCATGGGCAGCAGCTTTCAGACCCTAGTGATTGCATCAGGCACCAGAGGGTTCATTGGCCAGGCGAGGAGCCAGTCCCTCCCAGGAGAGAGAGCGTCTCCAGGAGAACCCAGCCCAAGCAGGGCACCCCCCAACGATATCAGCCACAGCATTGCAACGTCCCCATGCTCCTAGATGTTAAGAACGTGGAGCAGGGTAAGTGTGGTCATAGTAGAGGCTGTGACCAGGACAAGGTAATTATGGGCAACGCTGCTAACAGCTACTCTGCCCGATTAAAACCAACCATCCCCAGGAGACCACGATCACAGAGCATCAAAGAGCCTCGTTACTACCACCATGTCAAATCACCTGTGGAACCAAATCACCCTGGGTCCTTCTCCACTCAGCCCCACAGGAGAACTCAGAGCACCAAGGCCATGCCCTCTCACTATGATAACCTGGAGGGGTACTACCCAGCTCCCAAGCCCAAACCCTCAGGATCTGGTAAGGCCATGCCAGGTCCGTTCCCTGGCCATGGCTGCATGCCCCCACACAGCCACAGACTGCTGTCACATGGCCTAGGGGTCCACGGGGCCTTCCTGCAGACAGGCCTCAGGCCGGAAGCTGGAGTCTATGCTGAGTGA
- the LOC111958462 gene encoding rho GTPase-activating protein 32 isoform X3, which produces MVQAGEKTFSMMEAGCGVAAVIGNAASGPQGKPGSGDVLEGAMSLCITPDEDKNQPDPYKSTTPTDKSPQGSTTAMVRNDELTELPVEPEPTLRSCVSTASMKVKNVKKLTFPRGHFPRLAECAHFHYETVDFGTVQLSFAEERTEGQKAGLDSKEPLFLVQICCQSRSWLVKRSYEDFRVLDKHLHLCIYDRRFSKLNELPRFDSLKDTVEEITKMLAAYLSHLSAIADNKINCGPVLTWMEIDNKGNRMLVAEESSINVPAIAAAHVIKRYIAQATDELTFEVGDIVSVIDMPPKEDTGWWRGKHGFQVGFFPCDCVELINDRIPTCVSSSVPKPVCPSVCKKHGKLVTFLRSFMKSRPPPQKLRQRGILRERVFGCDLGEHLLNSEHDVPQVIKCCTEFIERHGVVDGMYRLSGISSNIQKLRHEFDSEEIPDLSRDVFKQDIHSVGSLCKLYFRELPNPLLTYQLYERFSEAVSAATDEERLVKIHNVIQQLPPPHYRTLEFLMRHLSQLATFSPITNMHTKNLAIVWAPNLLRSKQIESACFSGTAAFMEVRIQSVVVEFILNNTEALFSRKVNIHNRENTGTLSRPKSLLVCSPSTKLLSLEEAQARTQVQLGSPVTTPVLSHSEYIEVGEGPGALMGKFHTVIALPTESKRAPGKVKKSPVGSWRSFFNLGKSSSMTSKRKLKRHPSEPDEIKSIALPGGRGDSGTLRSTKSEESLTSLHNLEREPQMYRLPRPHSTSDALSTAFRDELCDARVKVDHYNNQVKEVHSGADGPVYDPAGVSPPHQEDDLDLCLPAPGMAFLDFDPMSFQCSPVSPPTAKSAPQCKASVNCKKHVRGFSESKPISSSLNKVLSNSQSPDISPVHRKRGEKKKVARVVSPKLRRKSSLSPPVVETDVHTVCVSAPRCLSDTQGGESSSPPPLDLCESQLVSEEGIEARAPCRLPSPPSFTSTVTDSLASQNPPDAGTDGLVNSVSVLPPHPPLTSAARRLALALAESAQKATLTSQRRSTQPPYPLQRQDTPHPLDRPTPPSVLHLQPCPQDYGDLKVSSPATLLPMAGTPVESPCDRFPGHERKQAPEGQVAMSNFPPSVSPLEAGALLQGSTEVRDQREGRDRPLGAVRTVHLQTVSSSYLSGGASPPIQSVCSVQSQLAAAVLANTDSVNAYNYQTVLAEASMPGSVEEIPPRRLLPSLVNQYSSDGERAMREAEDVYRHHRVNPAGQVSGPRRPDYFPPHQAGPKSMYKPTSDSCYSTLGLRNYPSFSPQYSGQPQPREEHSSSGHHRSRGQWQRTEDRAMGYPGIRRARSFHAQQPIRIQLADTLFYVQRPAVQEKEYKRLLQSDVQPLQPYFENGCVQYRYSPYSDAAPLEESYYYVDPYRTSHIRHSQSYTMRSTKDCGHPGYHYHPSHNIPPAKRELFLQSRDPERVIYKSWDHPDGCDRPVYQPIRQENRARQRPQGPIMSPYENLNPPLPQSDIRGRDISHTRSRSDPGNAWLLAIDRVDSQREVPAMSPISHGQQLSDPSDCIRHQRVHWPGEEPVPPRRESVSRRTQPKQGTPQRYQPQHCNVPMLLDVKNVEQGKCGHSRGCDQDKVIMGNAANSYSARLKPTIPRRPRSQSIKEPRYYHHVKSPVEPNHPGSFSTQPHRRTQSTKAMPSHYDNLEGYYPAPKPKPSGSGKAMPGPFPGHGCMPPHSHRLLSHGLGVHGAFLQTGLRPEAGVYAE; this is translated from the exons CTGTCCTTTGCAGAGGAGCGAACTGAGGGGCAGAAGGCTGGTCTGGACTCCAAGGAGCCACTCTTCCTGGTTCAGATCTGCTGCCAG AGTCGGAGCTGGTTGGTGAAGCGCTCCTATGAAGACTTCCGTGTGCTAGacaaacacctccacctttgTATCTATGACCGACGCTTCTCCAAACTCAATGAGCTGCCTCGCTTTGACTCTCTGAAGGACACAGTAGAG GAAATAACCAAGATGTTGGCAGCCTACCTGTCCCATCTCTCAGCCATCGCTGACAACAAGATCAACTGTGGTCCAGTGCTGACATGGATGGAG ATTGATAACAAGGGCAACCGCATGCTGGTAGCTGAGGAGTCCTCCATCAATGTTCCTGCCATCGCCGCGGCCCACGTTATCAAACGCTACATTGCCCAGGCCACAGACGAGCTGACCTTTGAG GTAGGGGACATTGTGTCAGTCATTGACATGCCTCCTAAAGAGGACACTGGCTGGTGGAGAGGGAAACATGGTTTTCAG GTTGGCTTCTTCCCCTGTGACTGTGTGGAGCTGATCAATGACAGGATTCCCACCTGTGTGTCCAGCTCTGTGCCAAAACCAG TGTGTCCGTCAGTGTGTAAGAAGCATGGGAAGCTGGTGACATTCCTGAGGAGCTTCATGAAGTCCCGTCCACCCCCCCAGAAGCTGAGGCAGCGTGGGATCCTCAGGGAGAGGGTGTTTGGCTGTGACCTGGGGGAACACCTCCTCAACTCAGAACATGATG tCCCCCAGGTGATCAAATGCTGTACTGAGTTCATTGAGAGACATGGTGTCGTGGACGGGATGTACAGACTCTCTGGGATCTCCTCCAACATCCAGAAACTGAG ACATGAGTTTGACTCGGAGGAGATCCCAGACCTCAGTAGAGATGTTTTCAAACAGGATATCCACTCCGTAGGGTCCCTCTGTAAACTGTACTTTAGAGAGCTGCCCAACCCTCTGCTCACCTACCAGCTCTATGAGAGATTCTCA GAGGCTGTGTCTGCAGCTACTGATGAGGAGAGGCTGGTGAAGATCCACAACGTCATCCAGCAGCTTCCTCCTCCTCACTACAG GACTCTGGAATTCCTCATGAGACATTTGTCCCAACTAGCCACCTTCAGCCCTATTACCAACATGCACACCAAGAACCTGGCCATCGTCTGGGCTCCAAACTTGCTCAG GTCCAAGCAGATTGAGTCGGCCTGTTTTAGTGGAACCGCAGCCTTTATGGAGGTGCGTATCCAGTCAGTGGTGGTGGAGTTCATACTGAACAACACAGAGGCACTCTTCAGCCGCAAGGTCAACATCCACAACCGGGAGAATACAG gTACCCTATCCAGGCCCAAGTCTCTGCTGGTGTGCTCTCCCTCCACTAAGCTCCTTTCTCTGGAGGAGGCCCAGGCCCGTACCCAGGTCCAGTTGGGCTCCCCTGTTACTACCCCCGTTCTGTCCCACAGCGAGTACATCGAGGTGGGGGAGGGACCCGGGGCACTGATGGGCAAGTTCCACACAGTCATCGCGCTCCCCACTGAGAG tAAGAGGGCTCCTGGGAAGGTGAAAAAGTCCCCAGTGGGAAGCTGGCGTTCATTCTTCAACCTGGGCAAGTCGTCCTCCATGACCTCCAAACGCAAGTTGAAGCGTCACCCCAGCGAACCCGATGAGATCAAGAGCATCGCGCTGCCAG GTGGAAGAGGTGATAGTGGGACACTGCGCTCCACCAAAAGTGAAGAATCTCTCACCTCTTTGCACAATTTGGAAA GGGAGCCCCAGATGTACCGCCTCCCTAGACCACACTCCACCAGCGATGCCCTCTCCACCGCATTCAGGGATGAACTGTGTGATGCTAGGGTCAAAGTTGACCACTACAATAACCAGGTCAAGGAGGTCCATAGTGGTGCTGATGGTCCAGTCTATGACCCAGCTGGCGTGTCCCCTCCACATCAGGAGGACGACCTTGACCTCTGTCTTCCAGCCCCTGGCATGGCCTTTCTGGACTTTGACCCCATGTCCTTCCAGTGCAGCCCAGTGAGCCCACCAACAGCTAAATCCGCTCCTCAATGCAAAGCAAGCGTCAACTGTAAGAAGCATGTCAGGGGTTTCAGTGAATCAAAGCCCATCTCCTCATCCCTCAATAAAGTCCTCAGTAACTCCCAGTCCCCTGACATCAGCCCAGTCCATAGGAAAagaggggagaaaaagaaagTGGCTCGGGTCGTCTCCCCCAAACTCCGACGGAAGTCCTCTTTGTCTCCCCCTGTGGTCGAAACAGAtgtgcacactgtgtgtgtgtctgccccaCGCTGTCTCTCAGATACCCAGGGGggtgaatcctcctcccctccacctctggATCTGTGTGAGTCCCAACTAGTGAGTGAGGAGGGGATTGAGGCAAGGGCACCCTGCCGGCTCCCCAGCCCACCAAGCTTCACTTCAACGGTCACAGACAGCCTGGCTTCACAAAACCCTCCAGATGCAG GAACAGATGGGCTTGTGAATTCAgtgtctgtcctccctcctcaccctccgtTGACGAGTGCTGCCCGCaggctggccctggccctggctgaGTCTGCCCAGAAGGCCACACTGACCTCCCAGAGGAGGAGCACCCAGCCCCCCTACCCTCTCCAGAGACAGGACACCCCCCACCCCCTGGACAGACCCACACCACCCTCTGTTCTCCACCTCCAACCCTGCCCTCAGGATTACGGTGACCTCAAGGTCTCTTCCCCAGCCACCCTCTTACCCATGGCTGGCACACCAGTTGAGAGTCCTTGTGACCGTTTCCCTGGCCATGAGAGAAAACAGGCCCCTGAAGGACAAGTGGCCATGAGTAActtccctccctctgtcagtCCCTTAGAGGCTGGAGCTCTACTGCAGGGCAGCACAGAGGTGAGGGaccagagggaagggagagaccgGCCCCTGGGAGCTGTAAGGACTGTACATCTTCAGACTGTGTCCTCCTCGTATCTCAGTGGTGGGGCCTCCCCTCCCATTCAATCAGTCTGCTCCGTTCAGAGCCAGTTAGCTGCTGCCGTCCTTGCTAACACTGACTCAGTCAATGCCTATAACTATCAGACTGTTCTTGCTGAGGCGTCCATGCCAGGGTCTGTGGAGGAGATCCCTCCACGTCGTCTTCTGCCGTCCTTAGTCAATCAGTACAGCTCTGATGGAGAGAGAGCTATGAGGGAGGCTGAAGACGTGTACAGACATCATCGGGTCAATCCAGCAGGACAGGTATCTGGACCTCGTCGGCCTGACTATTTCCCTCCCCACCAGGCAGGGCCCAAGAGCATGTACAAACCCACGTCTGACAGCTGCTACAGTACTTTAGGCCTCCGGAActacccctctttctccccccagTACAGTGGTCAACCCCAACCCAGGGAGGAGCACAGCTCCAGTGGCCACCACAGATCCAGGGGACAATGGCAGAGGACTGAGGATAGAGCCATGGGCTACCCTGGCATCCGCAGGGCACGCTCCTTCCATGCCCAGCAACCTATTCGTATTCAACTGGCAGACACCCTGTTCTATGTCCAACGTCCAGCTGTCCAGGAAAAGGAGTACAAAAGGCTACTCCAGTCAGATGTCCAACCTCTGCAGCCGTACTTTGAGAATGGCTGTGTTCAATACCGCTACAGCCCCTATTCAGACGCAGCACCTCTAGAGGAGTCTTACTACTATGTGGACCCTTACAGGACGAGTCACATCCGACACAGTCAGTCATACACCATGCGCTCTACAAAGGATTGTGGACATCCTGGTTACCACTATCATCCCTCACACAACATCCCACCTGCAAAAAGAGAACTCTTCTTACAGAGCAGGGATCCAGAGCGAGTCATTTACAAGTCCTGGGACCACCCAGACGGTTGTGACAGACCCGTCTATCAGCCAATCAGGCAAGAGAATAGAGCCAGGCAGAGGCCCCAGGGCCCTATCATGTCTCCTTATGAGAACCTGAATCCTCCCCTCCCACAGAGTGACATCAGGGGCAGAGATATCAGTCACACCAGAAGCAGGTCAGACCCAGGTAATGCCTGGCTGCTGGCCATCGACAGAGTGGACAGCCAACGTGAAGTACCTGCCATGTCTCCAATCTCCCATGGGCAGCAGCTTTCAGACCCTAGTGATTGCATCAGGCACCAGAGGGTTCATTGGCCAGGCGAGGAGCCAGTCCCTCCCAGGAGAGAGAGCGTCTCCAGGAGAACCCAGCCCAAGCAGGGCACCCCCCAACGATATCAGCCACAGCATTGCAACGTCCCCATGCTCCTAGATGTTAAGAACGTGGAGCAGGGTAAGTGTGGTCATAGTAGAGGCTGTGACCAGGACAAGGTAATTATGGGCAACGCTGCTAACAGCTACTCTGCCCGATTAAAACCAACCATCCCCAGGAGACCACGATCACAGAGCATCAAAGAGCCTCGTTACTACCACCATGTCAAATCACCTGTGGAACCAAATCACCCTGGGTCCTTCTCCACTCAGCCCCACAGGAGAACTCAGAGCACCAAGGCCATGCCCTCTCACTATGATAACCTGGAGGGGTACTACCCAGCTCCCAAGCCCAAACCCTCAGGATCTGGTAAGGCCATGCCAGGTCCGTTCCCTGGCCATGGCTGCATGCCCCCACACAGCCACAGACTGCTGTCACATGGCCTAGGGGTCCACGGGGCCTTCCTGCAGACAGGCCTCAGGCCGGAAGCTGGAGTCTATGCTGAGTGA